A single window of Leeuwenhoekiella sp. MAR_2009_132 DNA harbors:
- a CDS encoding GNAT family N-acetyltransferase has protein sequence MDVMTAIELTDNEFLRQFEATFDGKMAKIEYSLQDRKIFLTKINMPEGTEDKMNDFIVTVFKEVEDRNISLVPTSPEIAKFMRSNRRKYKKLLPVGINI, from the coding sequence ATGGATGTAATGACAGCGATTGAATTAACAGACAACGAGTTTTTAAGACAATTTGAAGCAACCTTTGATGGCAAAATGGCAAAGATTGAATATTCACTTCAAGATCGAAAAATATTTCTTACAAAGATTAATATGCCCGAAGGAACTGAAGATAAAATGAATGACTTTATCGTAACTGTCTTTAAAGAAGTTGAAGATCGCAATATTAGTTTAGTCCCTACAAGTCCTGAGATCGCAAAATTTATGAGATCTAACCGAAGAAAATATAAAAAATTACTTCCGGTGGGGATTAACATTTAA